The segment GGATGGCGGCCGCGTTGGCGTAGAAGGGTAACGACCGGGCCGCCGGGAGGTACCCTCAAAAGGTGTGTAAATGGCGAAGGCGGTGTACCCTCCTCTTGGTGAACAACGAGGGCTTGGAAGCCCGGAGGGAGGAGAGCCACCGCCATGCACCAGCGGACCACGTCGGGGAACCTGACGTCAAGCCCCACCTGGGAAGGACTGCACGAGTGGCTGCGGAACGCGATCCAGGCGCTGATCCAGGAGGCGCTGGAGGCCGAGGTGACCGAGCTTTTGGGCCGGGTCCGCTACCAGCGGCGTGCCGCCGTCGATGCACCGGCCGGGTACCGGAACGGGTACGGCAAGCCGCGGAAGCTGACAACCCCCATGGGCACCCTGACCCTGCGGCGTCCCCGGGTGCGGGGCCTCGAGGAGCGGTTCGAGAGCCGGATCCTGCCTCTGTTCGTTCGGCGCACGAAGGAGGTCTCGGAGCTGTTGCCGGAGCTGTACCTGCACGGGCTGGCCGAGGGGGACTTCGACCTGGCCCTGCGGGGGCTGCTCGGTGAAGAGGCGCCGCTTTCCGCCCGGACGGTGGCGCGCCTGAAGGAGCGGTGGCAGGCGGAGTGGGAGGCCTGGCGGACGCGGCGGCTGGATGAGCTGCAGGTGGTCTACCTGTGGGTGGACGGGGTGTACGTGAAGGCGGGGTTGGAGCGGGAGCGGGCGGCGCTGCTCGTGGCCGTGGCGGGCCTCGTGGACGGCCGCAAGGAGGTGGTGGCGGTTGTGCCGGGCTACCGGGAGTCGGTGGCGAGCTGGTCGGAGGTGCTGCGGGACCTGCGGGACCGTGAACGCGCCGCGGCTGGTGATCGGGGATGGGCACCTAGGGATCTGGGGCGCGCTGCGCAACGTCTGGCCGGAAGCGGAGGAGCAGCGCTGCTGGAACCACAAGGTGCTCAACGTGCTGGAGCAGCTGCCGCGCCGGCAGCAGGCCGTGGCCAAGCCCATGCTCCGGGCCATCGCCTACGCCCCGACCCGGGCGGAGGCGGAACGGAAGCGCAAGGCGTTCGAAGCCTGGTGTCACCGGCACGGCTACGGGAAGGCGGCGGAGACGATGGGGCGGGACTGGGAGCGCATGGTGACGTTTTACCGGTACCCCAAGGAGCACTGGCGCCACCTGCGGACCACAAACGTGGTGGAATCCCCCTTCGCCGCGCTGCGGCTGCGTACGGACGCGGCCAAGCGGTTCAAGAAGGTGGAGCGGGCCACGGCGGTGATCTGGAAGATGCTGATGGTGGCCCAGACCCGCTTCCGGCGGCTAAGCGCCCCGGAGTTGCTGGCCAAGGTCTACGCCGGGGCGCGGTACGAAGACGGCATCGAGGTCGCGGAGAGGGGGGTCGCCGCCTGAGCGCATTTACACACCTATTGACGGAAGCTCGCCGCCGGCCTACCCCGTCCTGACCGTCAGCCCACGGGACATGGCCGAATCGACCCGGTACGTTCCCCCAGTTCTGATCTCGTCAGGATCAGTGAAACAGGCTCATGGGACCTGCCTTCTCCATCCGCTCGTCGAGTTCAGCACAGATGAGCGAGCCAACGAAGGCCTTCGCGCAAGGCGTCGCGCTCCGGCTCGCCTTGGTGTTTGCGGAAAAGTTCGAGAAGTCCACCCTAAAGTCAGTGGTCACCGGTGCATGGGTCACCAGGGCCGGCCGGTCCGGCCGCGAACTTTTCCACCACTACCCGGGACTCTAGCTTCCTCGCACGGGTTGTAAGGGTTCTTCCACGCGGTGCTTTTGCGAACATCCGATGTACTTCAGAAGCCTCAGCACCGGCTTACTCAAGCCGATGCCAACCCAGGAGCTTTCATCAATCCTCCGCCTCTTCCTCCCGGAGAACACTCGCTATCCCCTTGAGTGCTTCCCGGGGCCTCTCGTCCCCAACGGTCGTTTGCGCATCCTGCACCCGATTGAGGGCTTCCACCCGGATCGATTTCTCTAAACCTGTGACAAGAGCCCTGCGCTTTTCAAGCAGCTTGGCGAACCACTCAAGCTCCGTCTGGGAAAACCGCGTAAGGGCGTTCGGAAGCCAGGTCACCAGCAGATGCTTCAGGTCCTCGACACCCACTTCCTCAGCGCCCTCCACGACCACCTCTCCGACGGCTCCTAGGAACTTCTCCGCGCCCCAGTCCCTGTACTCTACGAGAAGCCTCGAGACGCTCCGGGCCATCCGCGCGGAAAGGTTTTTCCGCGCGTCTGCGGTCAGGAACTCTAGATAGGCCCGAATGGCCGTCGGGTCGTACGCCGCTTCATCCTCAAGGAGGGCCGTCGCACCCTCCTCAAGGGCGTCAGCGAGCCTGTGGTCCAGTTCAACCGGGAAGCCCCGTCCCCGAAGCTCTCGGAGGCGGGCCAGTGCGTCCGAGCCACAACCCTCTTTCAGCAGGTGTGACCAGTCACTCTTTTGCAGCCCCTTCAGCCCTTCGCCTAAGAAATGTATAAACGCCTCCGCCGGGCCGTCCGCGGCCGCCCTGAGGATTCTGCGGTAAGCAGGGAGGAGGTTCAGGGCAAACCCCCTTGACTGGGCCGCTTCGACGATTTCATCCTGCCGCCTCCGGCACATCGCTTCGAAGGCCTCCTCCCCCAGGAGCTCAGAAAGATCCTTGCCATGTTCCAGCAGGATCTCCGGGGAGAACACCTCAGGGTAGGCCTCCTTGAGGTGGTCGAGGAGGGTGGCCACAAGTTCTTTTGCTTGGGGATTCCTTTTGACAGCCTTAATGACGCTCTGAACGGAGAAGTCGGTTTCCCTAGATTCCGAGAGCTCTGCCAAAAGTTCAGCCATGCCCTGGAGATCGACCCCTTTGGGGTTTTGGAGAAAGCCGGCGTATCTCTGGGCCCCCTGGCTCGCTC is part of the Thermaerobacter subterraneus DSM 13965 genome and harbors:
- a CDS encoding IS256 family transposase, whose product is MNAPRLVIGDGHLGIWGALRNVWPEAEEQRCWNHKVLNVLEQLPRRQQAVAKPMLRAIAYAPTRAEAERKRKAFEAWCHRHGYGKAAETMGRDWERMVTFYRYPKEHWRHLRTTNVVESPFAALRLRTDAAKRFKKVERATAVIWKMLMVAQTRFRRLSAPELLAKVYAGARYEDGIEVAERGVAA